From a region of the Rouxiella sp. S1S-2 genome:
- the fis gene encoding DNA-binding transcriptional regulator Fis, translated as MFEQRVNSDVLTVSTVNSQDQVTQKPLRDSVKQALKGYFAQLNGQDVNDLYELVLAEVEQPLLDMVMQYTRGNQTRAALMMGINRGTLRKKLKKYGMN; from the coding sequence ATGTTCGAACAACGCGTGAATTCTGATGTACTGACCGTGTCTACCGTTAATTCTCAGGATCAGGTAACTCAAAAACCCCTGCGTGACTCGGTAAAACAAGCACTTAAGGGCTATTTTGCTCAACTGAACGGTCAGGACGTCAATGACCTGTATGAGTTGGTACTGGCTGAAGTTGAACAGCCACTGCTGGACATGGTGATGCAGTACACCCGTGGCAACCAGACTCGTGCAGCCCTGATGATGGGTATTAACCGCGGTACTCTGCGTAAGAAATTGAAAAAATACGGCATGAACTGA
- the lpxP gene encoding kdo(2)-lipid IV(A) palmitoleoyltransferase, protein MTAPIQCFKKSFLHPRYWLTWFGLGVLFLLVQLPYPVLYRLGVWLGRTSMRFLKRRVSITRRNLQLCFPDMDPDLLERKIVSNFESLGMGLLETGMAWFWSDARVKRWFDVSGLNYLKLAQKNNQGVLIIGVHFMSLELGGRAMGLCQPMMAMYRPHNNKVMEFVQTWGRMRSNKAMLDRKDLRGMVHALKRGEAVWFAPDQDYGPRGSVFAPLFAVDQAATTSGTYMLARLAKPALVSVVLVRKDKGAGYDLVIQPELRDYPIDDELAAAAYMNRVVEKEIMRAPEQYLWLHRRFKTRPEGAPSLY, encoded by the coding sequence ATGACTGCTCCAATCCAATGCTTTAAAAAGTCATTTTTACATCCACGTTACTGGTTGACCTGGTTTGGCCTCGGCGTGCTCTTTTTACTGGTTCAACTGCCTTATCCCGTTCTGTATCGACTGGGTGTCTGGTTAGGCCGCACTTCTATGCGTTTTTTAAAGCGCCGCGTGTCAATTACGCGCCGTAACCTGCAGCTGTGTTTTCCGGACATGGACCCGGACCTGCTAGAACGCAAAATTGTCAGCAATTTCGAATCCCTCGGCATGGGCCTTTTAGAAACCGGCATGGCCTGGTTCTGGTCTGATGCGCGGGTTAAACGCTGGTTTGACGTTAGCGGACTCAATTACCTGAAGCTGGCCCAGAAAAATAACCAGGGCGTGCTGATTATTGGCGTACATTTTATGTCGCTTGAGCTGGGTGGCCGCGCCATGGGACTCTGCCAGCCGATGATGGCGATGTATCGTCCGCACAACAATAAAGTGATGGAATTTGTTCAAACCTGGGGCCGCATGCGCTCCAACAAGGCGATGCTCGACCGCAAAGACCTGCGCGGAATGGTTCACGCCCTCAAGCGCGGCGAAGCCGTCTGGTTTGCTCCCGATCAGGATTACGGCCCACGCGGCAGTGTTTTTGCTCCCCTGTTTGCCGTCGACCAGGCAGCGACGACCAGCGGCACCTACATGCTGGCGCGTTTGGCTAAGCCGGCGTTGGTTTCAGTGGTTCTGGTACGTAAAGACAAAGGCGCGGGCTATGACCTGGTTATCCAGCCAGAGTTGAGAGATTATCCTATTGATGATGAACTCGCCGCCGCCGCCTACATGAATCGCGTGGTAGAAAAAGAGATTATGCGTGCGCCCGAGCAGTATCTGTGGTTACACCGCCGTTTCAAAACACGTCCAGAAGGCGCACCGTCGCTGTATTAG